GGTCAAGCGCTTTTTTCAAAAAGATGGAAGCGGTTTCATTAACATAGATGACCGTTGCAGCATCATCCACCGCCACAATTCCCATGGGCAGGCCGGCAACCAGTTCGGAGGCAAATGCCCGGGTATCCAGAAGAAGCCTGCGGGAACGGGCATGGTTCTGGGCCCAGAACAAGGAGACAATGCCGCCAAGCCCTAAGAATAAAATCAGGGCAATGCTGATGATGCTGTTTTGAATATCTTCTTTGCGGGCATGCTCAAACGGTGCGATGTCCATCCCGATGACGATAACCGGTGCATTTTCCGGATCTAAAAGACGTTGCCGGGATTGGCCTCTTATCCACCCTTGGGCGCACTCATTGGCGCACTCATGGGAACCATTCGTGTGTTCGTTTCCCATCATGTGTCTTCCGAACCCTTTACCTCTACCCTGGCCATGTTTCCCATGACCTCTTAATGTCGGTAAAAAAGTTTTATAAACTTCAAAATAGTCTTTTGATTCCTGCCCCTTGACCGTGCGCCATTGGGGGGTATCAGAGGGTTGCGCATCCCCTTTGAAGAGGGGCGGAGTAAACGGGGTTCCGATTTTATCCTTTTGATTGTGTGCAAGGACAAGACCGGATTGATCTGCAATGACGATATAGGAGATGTCCTGCTGGGCCGCCGTTGCCTCCATCAACGTCTGCAGATGCGCCTCACTTCCCATCCGGCCCATCATCCCGGTGATGGATCCCGCTTCAAAGGATCGAATCAATGCCGCGCCTTTTTCAGAAAGGATCTGCCCCATATATTTTTTTTCACGGTTATAATTCAGGACGGCCTGGGTGGCCACCACGCCCACAAGGACCACACTGATGCCAATGATCACCCAGGGTGATATGGACCGGTATGGATAGGGTATTTTTTTATTTGGCATAATAATTTTACTACTGACCGATTAAATTTTAACCGCCGTCATCCGGCAAAGTGATTAAAATTTAATCACAACGTCTCCTTTTTACAATAGATAAAATTTTCAAAAGGCCAAAAGGCCCGTAATTACAAGCCGTTAAAAGTTTACAACTCTTCTGGCATACCGGTTGCAATATCAGGTCCATAAGGTTCATGGAGTTCGAACGGCGTACATATTTTAAGAACTTAAGATTTATAACCACTTCACTTAAAAAAAAGGAGTTTATCATGAAAACAACGATCACAGCAGTCACAACACTTTTTATCGTGGGATTTTTTGCAGTCAGTGCCTATGCTTGGGGATGCGGTTACGGGTCCGGTGCAGGCAACGGCGGTTATGGAAAACGATTAAATAATCAGCCCGCGGTAAATCAGAAAGACCTTGACGCCTTCTATAAAGATACCCAGGCGCTTCGTACATCACTATGCGCCGACCGGGCTGAGCTCAATGCAGTGATGGCAGGCCCAAACCCTGATCCCCAAAAAGCCAGGGCCCTGTCCGAAAATATAAGCAAAACCCAGAATATGCTGAGAGCCAAAGCCCAGCAGCACAATATCTCAGGTCCCATGGGCGGCCGGGGATATGGTCCGGGTGCGGGAAATTGTGGCGGCCAGTATCGTCATCACGCTGCCAGATGCTGGTAGGCCCAGTCTGTGAAGACAAGAGCAGGCTGGTCATGTGAATGACCAGCCTGCATTTTAATGGAAAATCATTTCAGATACTGCGTTAAGGCACCAGCACCCTTTCCAGACGTTCCACCATGAAATCCATCTCCGCATCATTAATGATCAAGGGCGGAGAAATGCGAATGGTGTGGCCGTGGCTGTCATTGACCACCAGCCCTTCTTTCATCAGTTTGCGGCAAAACTCCATGGCATTGCCATCTTTAACTTCAATCCCGATGAAAAGCCCCAAGCCCCGAACCTCCTTAACATGGGGAGAGCGTTTGCCGATATCTTCAATGCGTTTTTTTAATCGTGCGCCCTTTTCGGCAGCCTGTTCATCCAGTTTTTCTTCCAAAAATACTTTCAGGGCAGCGGTACCCGCCACACAGGCCAAAGGATAGCCACCGAATGTGGAACCATCAGACCCTTTGGAAAAAATCATATCCATTATTTTGGTGTTGGTCATGAACACAGACAAGGGCACCAGGCCGCCGGAAAGGGCCTTACCCAGAATTAAACCGTCGGGTACAATGCCTTCGTATTCAAAGCAAAACCGCTTGCCGGTACGGCCCAAACCCACCTGAATTTCGTCACAGACCAGGAACAGGTCTTTTTCGTCGGCCAGCGCCCTCAAGCCCTTGAGGAAACCTTTGGGCGGTATACGCATACCACCTTCCCCCTGCAGCGGTTCCACAAGAATGCCGCAGGTATTGGGGGTCACCGCTTTTTTAACTGCATCCAGATCCCCAAAAGGCACAGAGACAAAACCCGGTGTTAAAGGACCGAACCCCTCTCTGTATTTTTTATTGGAAGAAAAGGAGACCACAGAAATGGTACGACCATGAAAATTACTGTTAAATACAATGATTTCCTGCTTGCCGTCTTCAATGCCTTTTTGTTTGAACCCATAGTAACGCA
This window of the uncultured Desulfobacter sp. genome carries:
- a CDS encoding periplasmic heavy metal sensor, with the translated sequence MKTTITAVTTLFIVGFFAVSAYAWGCGYGSGAGNGGYGKRLNNQPAVNQKDLDAFYKDTQALRTSLCADRAELNAVMAGPNPDPQKARALSENISKTQNMLRAKAQQHNISGPMGGRGYGPGAGNCGGQYRHHAARCW
- a CDS encoding aspartate aminotransferase family protein codes for the protein MTSMRKIHNYKGFSTESDNSIFNMEDAFGAHHYTRINLVVRRAQGCWLTDDKGNRYLDCLAAYSAANPGHHHPAITNALLNALTGNYASVISNVVFTDPLGIFLSECAAFAPQLAPRFGTHGNKVLAKNGGVESVETAIKAMRYYGFKQKGIEDGKQEIIVFNSNFHGRTISVVSFSSNKKYREGFGPLTPGFVSVPFGDLDAVKKAVTPNTCGILVEPLQGEGGMRIPPKGFLKGLRALADEKDLFLVCDEIQVGLGRTGKRFCFEYEGIVPDGLILGKALSGGLVPLSVFMTNTKIMDMIFSKGSDGSTFGGYPLACVAGTAALKVFLEEKLDEQAAEKGARLKKRIEDIGKRSPHVKEVRGLGLFIGIEVKDGNAMEFCRKLMKEGLVVNDSHGHTIRISPPLIINDAEMDFMVERLERVLVP